The DNA segment TGTAATTATTCTGAAGTTTTTTCTTTAAATTCACACAGGTCTTCAATAATACAAGCGGTACAACGTGGTTTACGTGCAACACAAGTATAGCGGCCATGTAAAATAAGCCAATGGTGAACATCAACTTTAAATTCTTTGGGAACTACTTTTAGTAATTTTTGCTCGACTAAGTCAACGGTTTTACCCATTGCCAGTTTAGTGCGATTTGATACTCGATATATGTGGGTATCAACAGCAATGGTAGGCCAACCAAACGCAGTGTTTAATACTACATTTGCCGTTTTTCTGCCCACTCCAGGAAGTGCTTCTAACGCGGCCCGATCTTCTGGTACTTCACCATTGTGAAGGTCAACCAACATCTGGCAGGTTTTAATGGTGTTTTCTGCTTTGGTATTAAATAAGCCAATTGTTTTTATATAACTTTTTAGTTTATCTAAACCTAAATCTAAAATTGCTTGTGGTGTGTTTGCTACCGGGTAGAGTTTATCAGTGGCTTTATTAACGCTGACATCGGTTGCCTGCGCTGACAGTAATACCGCTATTAGCAGTTCAAATGGCGAGCTAAAGTTTAACTCAGTGGTCGGGTGCGGATTATCATCTCTAAGTCGAGTTAAGATCTCGAGGCGTTTATCTTTGTTCATTTATTTTTATTCTTATTGTTATAACTGAGCATACTTTAGGTTTCTAGATACTAACCTTCGAAATTAACCCGAACACGTTCAATTGTTTGACTTTGTTCTGGTTTAGGTTGCTTATCTGCGATACGTGAATCGATACTGTTTTTGGCAGCAATTAAAAAGCCCATCGCAATAAATGCTCCTGGAGGCAAAATAGCCAGTAGGAATTTACTATCAAAACTAAACACTTCAATACGCAGTACTGTAGCCCAGTTACCAAGGAGTAACTCTGCACCGTCAAATAATGTGCCTTGGCCCAGTATCTCTCTAATTGCGCCCAGTGTCATTAATACGAAAGCAAAACCAAGTCCCATCATTAAACCATCGAAACTGGCCTGTTTTACTGGATTTTTTGATGCATAGGCTTCTGCTCTACCGATAATGGCGCAGTTAGTTACAATTAGTGGTAAGAAAATGCCAAGTGATTGATATAAGCCATAAGTAAAAGCATTCATCAGCAATTGTACGCAAGTAACAAAAGCCGCAATGATTAATACAAAAATTGGTATCCGAACTTCTTTAGGAACCCATTGCCTAATAGCCGATACTGTTGCGTTAGAGCAGACTAGTACTAATAATGTGGCTAAACCAAGGCCGATAGCATTGGTTAAGGTATTGGTGACCGCTAATAACGGACACAGGCCCAATAATTGCACTAAACCAGGGTTGTTTTTCCATAGCCCCTGCCAGCTTAGTTCTTTATATTCACTGCGTTCAGTCATTGCTTATATCTCGACATGAGGTGGTATTGGTAACAATCTCATCTTTATGAGCGTTGAAATACAATAGGGCATTGTGAACAGCGTTAACCACTGCTCGTGGTGTGATCGTTGCACCAGTAAATTGATCAAACATACCACCGTCTTTTTTTACAGCCCAGCGTAAATCTTTTTCTCCATCAATGAATTTTCCGTCAAAGCTGTAAATCCAGTCGGCTTTACGAATTTCAATTTTATCACCAAGGCCTGGCGTTTCTTTATGCTTTAAAACACGTACGCCGCTTAAAGTACCATCTGCATTGATAGCAACAAGCAAATTGATATTCCCGTTGTAGCCATCAGGAGCAACTGTGGTGATAGCAACAGCAACTGGAATATTATCCATACGTGCCACGTAAGCCGTTTGGCTATTGGCGCTGCCAAGTAAATCGCTATCGGTTATAAATTGACAATCATGGTACAAGTCATTATTTAATCGGTCAGGCGCAATTACCTGATGTAAGGTATCGAGTAATTGCTGTTCTTCTTGTCGTGCAATGGTGTCTTTGGTTAAATAGTTTACTATACCAACCATTGCAGTACAGGCTATTGCGAACATTGCTAACACTTTGGCATTTTGTTGGATGGCTATTTTCATAATTATTTCGCCGCCTTATGACCATAAGTTCTTGGCCTTGCATATTGATCGATTAATGGTACGGCCATGTTGGCCAACAATACTGCAAACGCAATTGCGTCGGGATAACCGCCAAATTTTCTGATGATATACACTAAGAAAGCAACTAATGCGGCATAGATAACGCGCCCTTTACGGGTAGTCGCTGCCGATACCGGGTCAGTTAAAATGAAAAATGCGCCAAGCATAGTTCCGCCAGCTAACCAGTGAAACATTGTAGAAGCACTGCTGTCTGGACTTATGCTAAAACCAATAAAAGAAAAAATAAACATAGCACCAAGGAAACTTACCGGGATCACCCAGTCGATGGCTTTTTTGGCTATTAGGAGTAAACCTCCCAGTAAAAATCCAACATTTACCCATTCCCAACCAACACTAAAGTGTTGGCCAAATACTGGGTTAGTTAGACTTTCCGCAGAAGTTAAGCCTAAAGTAAGATCTGTTTTTAAAGTATCTAATGGTGTCGCCATAGTGATACCGTCGATGTTCATTCTAATTTGTTCGACTGAAAACCCTTCCCAAGTATAACCCGTTAGAATTAGCCATAAATGATTAAAAAAGTTTAAGTCGTAAACCATTAATTCATTCGCGGGTTGCCAGGATGTCATTTGTACCGGAAACGAAACTAACAACATGACATAAGCTGCCATTGCAGGGTTAAATAAATTGAAACCTAAACCGCCATATAATTGTTTGACGACACAAATAGCAAAGATACTACCAATAGCAGTTATCCACCAAGGTGCAAGTGAAGGTATTGAAATACCAATCAGTAAGCCCGTTAATACTGCTGAAAAGTCAGTTATTTGCGCGGTTATATTTTTATCTCGTACTGCTAAAAATAAAACCTCAGCTAAGACCGCAAAAGTGATTGCCAGGATAATTTGAATAATTGAACCCCAGCCAAAAAAGTACCATTGAGCAAAAACTCCTGGCAAGGCGGCTAAAATGACCAAGCGCATTAAGGCAGGCGTTTCTGCCTTTATATGGTTGTGTGGTGAACTTGCTATCCAAAATGCCATGGTTATTCAGACTCTTTATTTTTTTCTGCTCGTGCAGATTTTGCTTTAGCAATAGCAGATGCTATTTTGGCTTTTTTATCAGTATCGCTTACTGATTCTTTTTTTGCTTGTGTGTCTGATTTTTCAGACGCGGCAGCTTTCTTTGCCTTTGCTTTTGCTACGGCAGCAGCTACTTTTTGCTTTTTCAACTCAGCTGCGCTAACCGTAGTTTGCTGTTCAATATTGGCATCGGATTGATTGTCAATCGTAAAGTCCAATTCTTCTTGAACGGAACTTTTCAATGCTTTAACTGCGGCATCCGTATGTGCTTGTTTCTCTTCAGCACTGTTGGAACCTTGTTTTAACGGTGTCGACTCTTTAGTTTTGGGAGTTGATTTTTTTGCTTTAGTCACTTTCGTTGCTGCGGCTTTCTTTGCTTTAGCTTTCGCTACTGCGGCAGCTGTGCGTGCTTTTTTCTCATCAGCGCTACTCGGTACGGACTCTGTTGGTTTCGACGTTGCTGTTTTGGCGTCTGATTGCTCTGTTGCAGTCACTTTCGTTGCTGCGGCTTTCTTTTCTTTAGCTTTCGCTACTGCGGCAGCTGTACGCGCTTTCTTTTCATCAGCACTATTAGATGCTTGCTCTGAAGGTTTCGACTCTGCTGCTTTGGCGCCTGATTTCTCTGTTGCTGTTGCTTTCGCTGCTGCTGCTTTCTTTGCTTTAGCTTTTGCTACTGCTGCAGCTGTACGTGCTTTTTTCTCATCAGCGCTATTAGATGCTTGCTCTGAAGGTTTCGACTCTGCTGCTTTGGCGCCTGATTGCTCTGTTGCTGTTGCTTTCGCTGCTGCGGCTTTCTTTGCTTTAGCTTTTGCTACTGCTGCAGCTGTGCGTGCTTTTTTCTCATCAGCGCTATTAGATGCTTGCTCTGAAGGTTTCGACTCTGCTGTTTTGGCATCTGATTGCTCTGTTGCTGTTGCTTTCGCTGCTGCGGCTTTCTTTGCTTTAGCTTTTGCTACTGCTGCAGCTGTGCGTGCTTTCTTTTCATCAGCACTATTAGATGCTTGCTCTGCCGGCTTCGTGTCTTCTGTTGTTTGATCGCTTGACGTTACTGTAGTAGCGGCTGCCTTTTTTGCTTTCGCTCGAGCAATTGCTTGCGCGGCTCTGGTTTTTACATCTGCTACTTCAACTTCAGGCACGTCTGTTTGTGTTGCTTGTGCAGCTTTTTTTGCCTTTACTCTGGCAAGAGCTGCTGCAACCGCAGAATTGTTTGATTTTGCTTGTTCAGGACTTGTTGCTGCTTTTCTGGCTGCCATTGCTTTTTTGTGTTTTACTTCACGAGCAATCTTTTCTTTTTCCAGGCGCACGTTACGCGCTTCAAAACGTATTTTTGCTTTTTCGGCTTGTGCTTCTTGTACTTTATTTTGTCTGATTTCGGCTTTAGCT comes from the Thalassotalea nanhaiensis genome and includes:
- the rsxG gene encoding electron transport complex subunit RsxG, with protein sequence MKIAIQQNAKVLAMFAIACTAMVGIVNYLTKDTIARQEEQQLLDTLHQVIAPDRLNNDLYHDCQFITDSDLLGSANSQTAYVARMDNIPVAVAITTVAPDGYNGNINLLVAINADGTLSGVRVLKHKETPGLGDKIEIRKADWIYSFDGKFIDGEKDLRWAVKKDGGMFDQFTGATITPRAVVNAVHNALLYFNAHKDEIVTNTTSCRDISND
- a CDS encoding electron transport complex subunit E, which produces MTERSEYKELSWQGLWKNNPGLVQLLGLCPLLAVTNTLTNAIGLGLATLLVLVCSNATVSAIRQWVPKEVRIPIFVLIIAAFVTCVQLLMNAFTYGLYQSLGIFLPLIVTNCAIIGRAEAYASKNPVKQASFDGLMMGLGFAFVLMTLGAIREILGQGTLFDGAELLLGNWATVLRIEVFSFDSKFLLAILPPGAFIAMGFLIAAKNSIDSRIADKQPKPEQSQTIERVRVNFEG
- the rsxC gene encoding electron transport complex subunit RsxC, with translation MESVIERIKKQKFFNFAGGIHPPEQKFLTTDKPIKTIALAKELILPIKQHIGKTGEMLVQVGQHVLKGQALTSSDNPMCVPVHAPTSGTITAIKPSIMAHPSGMSDLCIFIEPDGLDKWIKRHIVEDFKSLSKSDIVEKIAAAGISGMGGAGFPTNIKVNAQPGIKFLVINAAECEPYITSDDLLMRERSAAIIKGLEILNYLLEPEHILIGIEDNKPQAIKALKAATIDIENIHVCVLPTKYPTGGEKQLIQALTGQEVPSGVLPLSLGVIVQNVATVFAIAEAIIDDKPLLRRVVTVTGQALKKPQNLWVPLGTPIAHLLEQCGFSPLEPKNNKAQQRIIMGGPLMGFTLPSLNVPVVKTTNCILAPTVEEISPATKELECIRCGQCAEVCPSSLLPQELQWHAKAKEYEQLEKLNLFDCIDCGACAYVCPSQIPLVQYYRVAKAEIRQNKVQEAQAEKAKIRFEARNVRLEKEKIAREVKHKKAMAARKAATSPEQAKSNNSAVAAALARVKAKKAAQATQTDVPEVEVADVKTRAAQAIARAKAKKAAATTVTSSDQTTEDTKPAEQASNSADEKKARTAAAVAKAKAKKAAAAKATATEQSDAKTAESKPSEQASNSADEKKARTAAAVAKAKAKKAAAAKATATEQSGAKAAESKPSEQASNSADEKKARTAAAVAKAKAKKAAAAKATATEKSGAKAAESKPSEQASNSADEKKARTAAAVAKAKEKKAAATKVTATEQSDAKTATSKPTESVPSSADEKKARTAAAVAKAKAKKAAATKVTKAKKSTPKTKESTPLKQGSNSAEEKQAHTDAAVKALKSSVQEELDFTIDNQSDANIEQQTTVSAAELKKQKVAAAVAKAKAKKAAASEKSDTQAKKESVSDTDKKAKIASAIAKAKSARAEKNKESE
- the nth gene encoding endonuclease III, with protein sequence MNKDKRLEILTRLRDDNPHPTTELNFSSPFELLIAVLLSAQATDVSVNKATDKLYPVANTPQAILDLGLDKLKSYIKTIGLFNTKAENTIKTCQMLVDLHNGEVPEDRAALEALPGVGRKTANVVLNTAFGWPTIAVDTHIYRVSNRTKLAMGKTVDLVEQKLLKVVPKEFKVDVHHWLILHGRYTCVARKPRCTACIIEDLCEFKEKTSE
- the rsxD gene encoding electron transport complex subunit RsxD, translated to MAFWIASSPHNHIKAETPALMRLVILAALPGVFAQWYFFGWGSIIQIILAITFAVLAEVLFLAVRDKNITAQITDFSAVLTGLLIGISIPSLAPWWITAIGSIFAICVVKQLYGGLGFNLFNPAMAAYVMLLVSFPVQMTSWQPANELMVYDLNFFNHLWLILTGYTWEGFSVEQIRMNIDGITMATPLDTLKTDLTLGLTSAESLTNPVFGQHFSVGWEWVNVGFLLGGLLLIAKKAIDWVIPVSFLGAMFIFSFIGFSISPDSSASTMFHWLAGGTMLGAFFILTDPVSAATTRKGRVIYAALVAFLVYIIRKFGGYPDAIAFAVLLANMAVPLIDQYARPRTYGHKAAK